In a genomic window of Rhododendron vialii isolate Sample 1 chromosome 12a, ASM3025357v1:
- the LOC131309460 gene encoding uncharacterized protein LOC131309460, with amino-acid sequence MRQPWFEWPQGKLSTDNGQTDQNPRKKCSYHNELGHYTTACAPYKALLERLVAQGHLDQHIDRAKTPARPPVGNPNLNEPRPTIHVIHGQVTKESEAHLRVDLDRASTSKQVLAVGPGSKRPRPDKTPKWTITFTERNLEFIQTPQSDALVVTVQIGVHDVKRILIDQGSSAEVMYYDLFKKLDLPESALQPAEVPLIGFNGAPV; translated from the coding sequence atgaggcaaccatggttcgagtggccgcAAGGCAAGCTCAGCACGGACAACGGCCAAACGGATCAGAACCCGAGGAAGAAGTGCTCatatcacaatgagctcggccactacacgacGGCATGTGCTCCGTACAAGGCGTTGTTGGAACGATTGGTGGCCCAAGGCCATCTCGACCAACACATTGATCGAGCAAAAACACCCGCCCGCCCACCTGTCGGAAATCCCAACCTCAATGAGCCACGGCCGACGATACATGTCATCCACGGCCAAGTGACAAAAGAATCCGAAGCACACCTCCGAGTCGACCTCGATCGCGCCTCCACTTCTAAACAGGTACTTGCGGTAGGACCCGGGTCAAAGCGCCCGCGCCCAGACAAAACGCCCAAGTGGACCATAACTTTCACCGAGCGCAACCTTGAGTTCATACAAACTCCACAATCTGATGCTCTCGTCGTTACCGTGCAAATCGGAGTCCACGATGTCAAGAGAATCCTCATCGACCAGGGAAGCTCagcagaggtgatgtactatgATTTGTTCAAAAAGCTTGACCTCCCAGAGTCAGCCCTACAACCCGCCGAAGTCCCTCTCATCGGATTCAACGGAGCACCGGTTTAG
- the LOC131309461 gene encoding uncharacterized protein LOC131309461, translating to MDPDDMEKTAFITPYGIFFCYRVMPFGLKNSCATFNRAIFKMMHAQIGHTLEAYVDDLVVKSQKESNHLQELKEIFDILKFYKLRLNPEKCVIDVSAGKFLKHLVTRHGIEADPNQIKAIADLRPPRTIKEVQRLTGMSAALNRFISKSSDKCHAFFNALKGKSRRNFEWTPECDSSLAKLKEYLSSASLLVKPKEFKTLYLYLAVSAHAVSSALVRQEGADEKPIYFTSKTLFSAQTRNLPLEKLALALVSAVRKLLHYFQSHPITVLTEHPFKAFFRKADLSNRVSKWAVKLANFDISFEPRTAIKGQVLADFIAELTPADTVALNAPTPPDVAERSSVTMPWHLFQGETWRLNVNGASNSNGAGVEVVLVSPSIAMKVTNLVVYCDSQLIVNQVLSDYEARDPRMLKYQATTAELISQFRNFSIEQINREHNAHADALAGLASASTASEFRTINFGSISRPSFEPTPEVLNVELGPSWMDEIVAFLKHDTLPTEKKEAYQLHSGSCGCYSGGRSLCQRAMSQGYFWKNMKKDCEEVVRRCRPCQLFGVPYAIVSDNGTQFVGKNLTNLCAEFGIHFFNSTPAYPQGNGQAEATNKTVCASIKRRLNSKRGKWAEELPRVLWAYRSTPRRSTGQTPFSMAFGMEAVIPLESKFPTLRTETFYPKTNDDAMAQELILAEEKRDDARLHLAEYQQQVAKGYNRSVRVKKFKPDDLVLTCWRT from the exons ATGGACCCAGATGACATGGAAAAAACAGCCTTTATTACCCCTTacggcatttttttttgttaccgCGTCATGCCATTCGGCCTTAAAAACTCATGCGCCACATTCAACCGTGCCATATTCAAGATGATGCATGCCCAAATTGGCCACACTTTGGAAGCCTATGTCGACGACCTTGTCGTCAAAAGCCAGAAGGAGAGCAACCATCTCCAGGAGCTGAAGGAAATATTCGACATACTCAAATTCTACAAGCTCCGCCTAAACCCCGAGAAGTGTGTGATCGACGTAAGTGCTGGGAAATTTCTCAAACATTTGGTCACCAGGCacggtattgaggccgaccccAACCAGATTAAAGCCATTGCAGATTTGCGGCCACCAAgaacaatcaaggaagtacaacgGCTGACTGGAATGTCAGCCGCTTTGAACCGGTTCATTAGCAAGTCCTCCGACAAGTGCCATGCCTTCTTCAATGCGTTGAAAGGCAAGAGCCGACGCAACTTCGAATGGACACCAGAGTGTGACTCCTCTTTGGCTAAACTCAAAGAGTACCTCAGCTCGGCCTCACTATTGGTAAAGCCAAAAGAATTCAAGACCCTATATTTGTATCTTGCTGTCTCCGCCCATGCGGTCAGTTCTGCACTCGTTCGCCAGGAAGGGGCTGATGAGAAGCCGATATACTTCACAAGCAAAACACTTTTTTCGGCACAAACACGGAATCTTCCGCTGGAGAAACTAGCCCTTGCTCTCGTCTCGGCGGTGAGGAAACTATTGCACTACTTCCAGTCCCACCCAATCACCGTCTTAACAGAACACCCCTTCAAAGCTTTCTTTCGGAAggcagatctctccaaccggGTTTCAAAATGGGCTGTCAAACTTGCGAACTTCGACATCAGCTTTGAGCCACGAACGGCAATTAAGGGCCAGGTGTTGGCCGACTTCATAGCAGAACTCACTCCAGCAGACACAGTGGCACTCAATGCTCCAACCCCACCAGACGTAGCCGAACGTAGCTCCGTGACCATGCCATGGCACCTTTTTCAAGGCGAGACTTGGAGACTTAACGTCAACGGGGcttccaacagcaacggagccgGAGTGGAGGTAGTCTTGGTCTCACCTT CCATCGCGATGAAAGTCACCAACCTCGTTGTCTACTGCGACTCCCAACTCATCGTTAACCAAGTACTCAGtgactatgaagctcgggaccctcgAATGTTGAAATACCAAGCCACGACAGCTGAGCTCATCTCTCAGTTTCGCAATTTTAgcatcgaacagatcaaccgcgagCACAACGCACACGCTGACGCACTTGCAGGCCTCGCGTCGGCATCCACagcctcagaattcagaaccatcaacttcggCAGCATTAGCCGCCCGTCTTTTGAGCCCACTCCAGAGGTACTCAATGTCGAACTCGGTCCtagctggatggatgagatcgttgCGTTCCTAAAGCACGACACCCTACCCACAGAAAAGAAGGAGGCTTACC AACTTCACTCAGGCAGCTGCGGTTGCTACTCTGGCGGCCGCTCCCTTTGTCAACGTGCCATGAGTCAAGGttacttctggaagaacatgaagaaagactgcgaagaagttgtCCGTAGATGCCGACCGTGCCAACT CTTCGGCGTCCCATACGCCATTGTCTCTGACAACGGAACTCAGTTCGTCGGCAAGAACCTCACCAACCTTTGTGCCGAGTTTGGGATACAtttcttcaactccacaccagccTACCCCCAGGGAAATGGCCAGGCAGAGGCCACAAACAAAACCGTCTGCGCCAGCATCAAGCGTCGGCTAaactccaaaagaggaaaatgggctgaagaattGCCACGCGTTCTATGGGCCTACCGGTCTACACCAAGGCGTTCAACGGGCCAGACACCATTTTCAATGGCGTTCGGCATGGAAGCCGTGATCCCGTTGGAgtccaagtttccaactctcAGAACAGAAACATTTTACCCCAAAACAAACGACGACGCTATGGCACAAGAGCTGATTTTGGCAGAAGAGAAGCGTGATGACGCTCGCCTGCACCTCGCTGAATACCAGCAGCAGGTGGCCAAGGGATACAACCGCAGCGTGCGAGTCAAAAAGTTCAAGCCAGACGAtttg GTGCTTacgtgctggaggacatga